GagattcttgtttttttatgatAGAGGAGCCCTAGACATATTTGTagataaaggaaagagaatcaaTAGAGATGGGTGGTGGAGatgaggggaaagaaaggagataTTTGATGAAACAAATCATGGAGAAGGTAGGAAGGGGTAGGCTCAACCGTGGGTAAAACTTGCCAAGCAGGAAGGATGCTGTTTGATACATCTTCTCTGTGTTAAGCTAAACAACGTATTTGTTAATGTAATACATTGCTTTAGTTGTCACAGAAATATAACAGCACTagagaaagtttggaaaatagaaacataatCCTACCAAATTAACACAATGGCTGTTATTACTTTTGTACATTTCCTTCCATGGGAATGTTAACCTAGAGTTTTCACATCGTTCTAATCAGAGTACATACATTCTTTTTATCTTGCATTTTTCACTTGATATTACAGCACAAACATTTTCTAGGTTGCTACCTAGCTTTCGAAATTATTTAAGTAATATTCCAAGTAGTACAATAATATATTTCACTAGTCCCCTAATTTTgacatttcagttttaaaaaatggataatataCGTAAGactaataaaaattttcatgtatgtacatttttagattttctcctTAGGCTGGATTCCCAGAAGGTATGTTAGTAGGTCAAAGAGTACGGACATAATTTTCAAGGCTCTTGTTATCGTTTGTACTTGCCTCAAAATTGCTGGTTCTCAACCTTACATTCACCAAAGTGACTCCCTTTATCCAAAGTCTTTACTTTCCCAATTGGGCGGTCCATAGCTCAGTGTGGTAAAGACCATAACAACCTTCCAGAATTTTCCAAGCCAGCGAAGTCTAGCGGAGCCTTTGGCTATTGAAATCCCTGGTCAGAGGGATCAGGAGACCCAGCGCTGTGGTGGAATCTAAGTCGCTGGGGTTGTTGTGCTGTGCAGTACTGCTCGCAGTTCTGTTATAGATGACTTCACACCTTTTAGCTGCTGGCTTCATCCTCCTCCTAACACGCTTCGCAGCATGTTGGAAGAATGCTGCCCTTCCTCTGGGCGTGGGCTGCTCTTCTTGGTGAGGCTCAGCTCACAAGCCCCCCACTCATCCATCCCACTGCACACACCTCAGGGTATTGGCTGCACTTCAAAGGCAGCCCCAGGGGTGAAGAAAACACGGATAAAGGCAAAGGTATGATAAGGTggccataaatttaaaaagttttctggCATTATTAATTATCACTCACTTTCAAATATGTGTATGGAGTGGATATTCCAGTTTtcagtgtgttttttttaagaccTTTTAAAGAATTGTGCAGTCCTTTACACCCTAACATGCTATTGTTTGGCATTAAAAAGCTGTCGGGACTGACTTGTAACTTGGAAGGGGTGATGGCTGAGGTGTGGGTCAGCGGAGTCTGACCCCTGCTGGACTGGCAATCTGCCACAGCGAGAGCTCTGCTCCTCGGAGCCCTCATTCTGGCCAGCAGTCTCACAAATGCACATTTGTAAGACAAGAGAGTctcagaaagaaagggaaactgGCTTAATGAAATCTTACTACTGCTTCCAGCTAAGCAACCGTCCTTGGCCATAAAGAACAACACGTTATTGTGTGAGTATATAGAAACGAAGATCCTGAAATCTTCCTCCGTAACATATGCTATGTTATACTTACACTGATGCTATTGACGATTCAGCAgggaaaataaagcacagaggAGATGAAGGCGTATTTCAGGCCTCTTGCTGACATGTGGACTGTCCTGTTTGTTCCTGCAGATAGAAGCAAGGACAAGTCCTACAAGGAGAACTGTACTTGTTCCTCCTGCTCGCCCCGGGCCCCCACCATAAGTGACTTGCTCAATGATCAGGACTTACTAGACGTGATCAGGATAAAGCTGGATCCATGTCACCCAACAGTCAAAAACTGGAGGAATTTTGCAAGCAAATGGGGCATGCCCTATGATGAACTGTGCTTCCTGGAGCAGAGGCCTCAGAGCCCCACCTTGGAGTTCTTGCTCCGGAACAGTCAGAGATCGGTGGGCCAGCTGATGGAGCTCTGCAGACTCTACCACAGGGCCGATGTGGAGAGGGTCCTACGCAGGTGGGTGGATGAGGAGTGGCCCAAGAGGGGCCATGGAGACCACGCCAGGAACTTCTAGACCTCTGCTTCTTCTCGGCCTCTTCAGACGTTGAAACAGCCACAGGTTAAGGAGGACTGcaaatctgttcttttttaagaGTTTAGGATAAGGACATGGAACAGTGGACATTGGTTTTCTCCAAAGCTGGTGGTTTTGTGGAGGGGTAGGTTATGTTTCGGTGGtggattttcatttgtttagttttgcacatctgttttaatttaatatttgaatCTGGAACTGGGAAAAACATTTGGTAGGCTCATATAAGGACCAGGGCCAAAGCCCACAATCCGAATGGATTCGTgccatgatgaaaataaaattatcctcTTCCTTAAATACTGTTGAAGATTGAAAGAGGAACTAAGATTGTTGATGGCAGCAAACAGTCATCATCCATAAGATCCTTGACGACAGTGGCACTCCCACAGCTTAGAAGGAAATGACACAGAGAAATCACCTTGCTTGGTctgtttgttacttttttttgttaTGCTTAGGTGAATTAGAGGAT
The DNA window shown above is from Equus quagga isolate Etosha38 chromosome 2, UCLA_HA_Equagga_1.0, whole genome shotgun sequence and carries:
- the EDARADD gene encoding ectodysplasin-A receptor-associated adapter protein is translated as MASPDDPLRAEHMAKEPVEDTDPSTLSFNMSDKYPIQDTGLPKVEECDPIGMNCPTNSHVQHQEEENGFPDSTGDPLSDRSKDKSYKENCTCSSCSPRAPTISDLLNDQDLLDVIRIKLDPCHPTVKNWRNFASKWGMPYDELCFLEQRPQSPTLEFLLRNSQRSVGQLMELCRLYHRADVERVLRRWVDEEWPKRGHGDHARNF